A stretch of Gadus chalcogrammus isolate NIFS_2021 chromosome 9, NIFS_Gcha_1.0, whole genome shotgun sequence DNA encodes these proteins:
- the LOC130389658 gene encoding serine/threonine-protein kinase WNK1-like isoform X4, with product MSEKSGNNMVKFLAPPQKMGTGSGSDSMVADRLTTEVRRRHHTMERERCNQEHRFLRRSVISDSNATALDLPLPTKVPQWHLASSAHALQVDVVLAVSEDSAKHEGRGEKAKVNELAAEKTVALVQDLCDGGVLVTAHCIPTINTEPPSRCEVEDRPELKSAREEEEPGAEEEVKESAKARAEAVLREAEYKKVQDDIEEAETKAVGTSPDGRFLKFDIEIGRGSFKTVYKGLDTETTVEVAWCELQDRKLSKSERQRFKEEAGMLKGLQHPNIVRFYDSWEGPSKGRKCIALVTELMTSGTLKTYLKRFKVMKIKVLRSWCRQILKGLHFLHTRTPPIIHRDLKCDNIFITGPTGSVKIGDLGLATLKRASFAKSVIGTPEFMAPEMYEEKYDESVDVYAFGMCMLEMATSEYPYSECQNAAQIYRRVTSGVKPASFDKVAIPEVKEIIEGCIRQNKDERYSIKDLLNHAFFQEETGVRVELAEEDDGEMEAIKLWLRIEDVKKLKGKYKDNEAIEFSFDLSKDVPEDVAQEMVESGYVCEGDHKTMAKAIKDRVALISRKREQRLQVRQEQEKRRLSEEQQLQGSIQQQQQQQQQQQQQQQQQQQQQQQQQQQQQQQQQQQQQQQQQQQQQQHLSQPVDTPQPSTQSIPQPASYIPPPQPGQQPLQQNTNYANPQPAQLPGPVQVARYVPQSTGQGQVAPYVPQSTGQGQVAPYVPQSTGQGQVAPYVPQSTGQGQVAPPGQSASEEPEADQNQQRPMPGVGVNQMGDRPRATSVQQDTQPMMSYNSLPNQQQTPLLYPQTDQLNQQVLQVQTQVQGGQIVAVLPGLPGALSTVMATPPQMSGQQSVSLAPSQPVQPAQPEASPAPHSSTPPQAGQQAPTSVIYQTAPVDQTTGPALVPPPVESCLSDAASGLSDGNEGGPPSGGRHEGRSLKRHQRRSVRSRSRHEKFGKAKLNVLNISNMGDRVAECQLETHNRKMVTFKFDLDGDNPEEIASIMVESEFILESELESFIEQIREVIEMADEKGEGIKDCFNQMNDLQQQPQSTPLVSGISPSTASQVVHSAGRKFIVSPVPESRLREQFFGPSSGLASSFGEKRDQAAPGSIGLSLSAPSGSLQQAFSELRLAHGGPHRHHRPAAEPDPSSGSSSHHTEPPSTTNPAPLEAPAPSSSLPAETTASPPASTGRASPNPVPVQTRSPTASAIHALPSASAQPSQPPPPSQPAPAVTIPPPSSTTSPPSGYQSTPPQPQQASLPQGPVSQLGSTAASAPSAAGSTLGTVEGVSEQQQPATIAPASIPPSQTLQSGTLPGQGQPQPAELEGADAKAPGVDDIQALDKKLRSLFKDPSSAASSSVDAAFSTGTSSPPTGTTSPPPGAALVPPSNLPLSSGSQAALGPTSTPGQGQHAHTPPTKPRAQTLPTGFDQTVTPPSEFVPPFPGPAQSQLPLVNLEAQLRRALSPEMFPEGNPAPGPQCEYTVGPGQLSDVPEASITVSSSSVTPSSTSCSSSSSSSLSSPENTVHGSSPLSRGVQRGDCTDRGSCRAADPSRLSSTSTTTTTVGRFQVSSTLVQPPAASSKVGRFSVTVTPASTDGPQPSCGPGVQNGPSSETPYPGNSCTHYVSSDDEDHEDPEDEGFKKEVNRLREKHMLEIQVLNSRQKEEIDALFTRLGKPLPSASLSPAVAIAGGRRRPKSKGHKSARNSGQPSPVHAGAPASAHSPQKPPYPPASGGSERPGKEPPHQLKYSPSMPSLSPHSTGASGTSSDSGSNHHPKSCHSHHPSAGPGLAPTAQKSKGTFTDDLHQLVDNWARDAIILSQCKRGPKPGTTGLDIMLPPANMGRKFSAPGHLCPTLPAPSSTHINPAIPSGPRKGSLGPAAQGFGYPSAPYSGAQWAGPTAPCQGSMLNPSPALAQYQPPAAAPPSLQQGYTMGPAAAPQKPVNPAGASNLRPT from the exons ATGTCGGAGAAGTCAGGTAACAACATGGTGAAGTTCTTGGCTCCCCCCCAGAAGATGGGaactgggtctgggtctgatTCCATGGTGGCCGATCGGCTGACAACAGAAGTGAGGAGGCGCCACCATACTATGGAGCGGGAGCGGTGTAACCAAGAGCACCGGTTCCTACGCCGCAGTGTCATCAGTGACTCCAATGCTACAGCTTTGGACCTTCCTCTGCCCACCAAGGTCCCACAGTGGCACCTGGCCTCCTCTGCGCACGCCCTCCAAGTAGATGTAGTGCTGGCCGTGAGCGAGGACTCTGCTAAGCACGAGGGACGAGGTGAAAAGGCGAAAGTGAATGAGTTGGCGGCAGAGAAGACGGTTGCTTTGGTACAAGACCTCTGTGATGGAGGAGTACTGGTAACGGCTCACTGCATACCCACCATCAACACAGAACCTCCAAGTAGATGTGAGGTGGAGGACAGGCCTGAGCTGAAGTCGGcgcgggaggaagaggagcccgGCGCCGAGGAGGAAGTTAAAGAATCAGCCAAGGCGAGAGCTGAGGCAGTGCTGAGGGAAGCCGAGTACAAGAAAGTACAAGATGACATAGAGGAGGCCGAGACGAAAGCAGTGGGCACATCACCAGATGGCCGTTTTCTAAAGTTTGATATTGAGATCGGGCGCGGCTCCTTTAAGACTGTATACAAGGGTTTGGACACTGAGACGACAGTGGAGGTGGCATGGTGTGAGCTCCAG GATCGCAAGCTGTCCAAGTCAGAGCGGCAGCGCTTCAAGGAAGAGGCTGGAATGTTGAAGGGCCTGCAGCATCCCAACATTGTCCGCTTCTATGACTCCTGGGAGGGGCCCTCCAAAGGCAGGAAGTGCATTGCACTGGTGACGGAGCTCATGACTTCTGGCACACTCAAAAC ATATCTGAAACGGTTCAAGGTGATGAAGATCAAGGTGCTGCGGAGCTGGTGCAGGCAGATCCTGAAGGGCCTCCACTTCCTGCACACTCGGACCCCTCCCATCATCCACAGGGACCTTAAGTGTGACAACATCTTCATCACGGGCCCCACGGGATCTGTGAAGATCGGAGACCTGGGCCTTGCCACGCTTAAGAGGGCCTCATTTGCCAAGAGTGTCATAG GTACCCCTGAGTTCATGGCGCCTGAGATGTATGAGGAGAAGTACGACGAGTCAGTGGATGTGTATGCCTTTGGAATGTGCATGCTGGAGATGGCCACCTCCGAGTACCCGTACTCAGAGTGCCAGAACGCTGCACAGATCTACCGGAGAGTCACCAGC GGGGTGAAGCCAGCCAGCTTCGACAAGGTGGCGATCCCGGAGGTGAAGGAGATCATCGAGGGATGCATTCGGCAGAACAAGGACGAGAG GTATTCGATAAAGGACCTTCTGAACCACGCCTTCTTCCAAGAGGAGacaggggtgagggtggagctggcggaggaggacgacggGGAGATGGAGGCCATCAAGCTCTGGCTGAGGATTGAGGACGTGAAGAAGCTCAAGGGGAAGTACAAGGACAACGAGGCCATCGAGTTCTCCTTCGACCTCAGCAAGGACGTGCCCGAGGACGTGGCCCAGGAAATG gTGGAGTCGGGCTACGTGTGTGAAGGAGACCATAAGACCATGGCCAAGGCCATCAAGGACAGAGTGGCTCTGATCAGTCGCAAGAGAGAGCAGAGGCTGCAG GTGCGACAGGAGCAGGAAAAGAGGAGGCTCtcagaggagcagcagctgcagggttcgatacaacaacagcagcagcagcagcagcagcaacagcagcagcaacaacagcagcagcaacagcagcagcagcaacagcagcagcaacagcagcagcaacagcagcagcaacagcagcagcaacagcagcagcagcagcagcatctaaGCCAGCCCGTGGACACCCCCCAGCCTTCCACCCAGTCCATCCCACAGCCAGCCTCGTACATCCCGCCCCCACAGCCCGGTCAGCAACCCCTCCAGCAGAACACCAACTACGCCAATCCTCAACCGGCCCAACTGCCTGGGCCTGTACAGGTGGCCCGGTATGTCCCCCAGTCTACAGGACAGGGCCAGGTGGCCCCGTATGTCCCCCAGTCTACAGGACAGGGCCAGGTGGCCCCGTATGTCCCCCAGTCAACAGGACAGGGCCAGGTGGCCCCGTATGTCCCCCAGTCTACAGGACAGGGCCAGGTGGCCCCGCCGGGCCAGTCTGCGTCTGAAGAGCCGGAGGCGGATCAGAATCAACAGCGTCCAATGCCCGGCGTCGGAG TCAATCAGATGGGAGACCGGCCTCGGGCGACCTCCGTCCAACAGGACACCCAGCCTATGATGTCGTACAACTCCCTCCCAAACCAGCAGCAAACCCCGCTGCTGTATCCACAAACGGACCAATTAAATCAACAGGTCTTG caggtccagacccagGTCCAAGGTGGTCAGATAGTCGCGGTCCTCCCTGGATTACCTGGTGCCCTGTCAACCGTGATGGCCACCCCACCACAG ATGTCCGGCCAGCAGTCTGTGTCGCTTGCCCCCTCCCAACCTGTCCAGCCAGCCCAGCCTGAGGCCAGTCCTGCCCCACACAGCTCCACTCCGCCACAGGCAGGCCAACAG GCCCCTACCAGTGTTATTTACCAAACCGCACCAGTGGATCAGACAACGGGGCCTGCGCTGGTGCCACCCCCAGTGGAAAG CTGCCTGTCGGACGCAGCGTCCGGCCTCAGCGACGGGAACGAAGGCGGCCCTCCGTCCGGAGGCCGCCACGAGgggcgctccctcaagcgccaCCAGCGGCGGTCGGTGCGGAGCCGCTCGCGCCACGAGAAGTTTGGCAAGGCCAAGCTCAACGTGCTCAAC ATCTCCAACATGGGAGACAGAGTGGCAGAGTGCCAGCTGGAGACTCACAATAGGAAGATGGTGACTTTCAAATTCGACCTGGATGGGGACAACCCAGAGGAGATTGCCTCCATCATG GTCGAGAGTGAATTCATCCTTGAGAGCGAGCTGGAGTCCTTCATCGAGCAGATCCGGGAGGTCATAGAGATGGCAGACGAGAAGGGAGAGGGCATAAAGGACTGCTTCAACCAG ATGAATGATCTACAGCAGCAGCCTCAGTCCACACCACTGGTTTCAG GAATATCCCCCAGCACGGCGTCCCAGGTGGTCCACTCCGCGGGTCGCAAGTTCATCGTCAGCCCCGTGCCAGAGTCCCGTCTCAGAGAGCAGTTCTTTGGACCCTCGTCTGGCCTTGCCTCCTCCTTCGGAGAGAAGCGGGATCAAG CTGCTCCTGGGAGTATCGGCCTGTCTCTGTCTGCGCCGTCTGGCAGCCTTCAGCAGGCCTTCAGTGAGCTGAGGCTGGCCCACGGGGGgccacaccgccaccaccgtcCTGCTGCCGAGCCAGACCCCAGCTCAGGGTCCTCCAGCCACCACACTgagcccccctccaccaccaaccccgcGCCCCTGGAGGCTCCGGCCCCCAGCAGCTCCCTGCCTGCTGAGACCACTGCTTCTCCTCCCGCCTCAACTGGAAGGGCTTCTCCCAACCCGGTCCCAGTTCAAACCCGTTCCCCTACTGCATCCGCCATTCATGCCCTTCCATCTGCGTCTGCCCAGCCCTCCCAaccaccgcccccctcccagcccgCTCCCGCTGTCaccatccctcccccttcctccacgACTTCTCCCCCATCTGGTTACCAGTCCAccccgccccagccccagcaAGCCTCCCTCCCCCAAGGGCCCGTCTCCCAGCTGGGCAGCACAGCTGCCTCTGCACCCTCTGCGGCTGGCAGTACCCTCGGCACTGTAGAGGGGGTgtcagagcagcagcagcctgctaCTATTGCTCCTGCATCCATTCCCCCCTCTCAGACCCTCCAGTCTGGCACGCTGCCCGGCCAGGGCCAGCCCCAACCTGCAGAGCTGGAAGGGGCCGATGCCAAGGCCCCTGGGGTGGATGACATTCAAGCCCTGGATAAGAAACTGCGCTCTCTCTTCAAAGACCCGAGCTCGGCCGCCAGCTCCTCGGTGGACGCCGCATTCAGTACGGGcacttcctctcctcccaccgGCACCACGTCACCTCCGCCCGGGGCTGCCCTGGTGCCCCCCTCCAACCTGCCCCTGAGCTCTGGATCCCAGGCTGCCCTgggccccacctccaccccaggaCAGGGCCAGCATGCCCACACCCCTCCCACCAAGCCCAGAGCACAG ACCCTTCCTACGGGATTCGATCAAACTGTTACTCCTCCCTCTGAGTTTGTACCTCCGTTCCCCGGGCCGGCACAG TCCCAGCTGCCCCTGGTTAACCTGGAGGCCCAGTTGAGGAGGGCTCTGAGCCCTGAGATGTTTCCAGAAGGAAACCCGGCTCCGGGCCCCCAGTGCGAGTACACAGTGGGACCTGGCCAG CTCAGCGACGTTCCAGAAGCTTCCATCACGGTCTCCTCTTCCTCGGTGACTCCATCCtctacctcctgctcctcctcctcctcttcctccctgtccaGTCCAGAGAACACGGTGCACGGCTCCTCTCCCCTGTCCCGGGGCGTCCAGAGAGGGGACTGTACGGACCGGGGCTCCTGTCGGGCTGCAGACCCGTCccgcctctcctccacctcaaccaccaccaccaccgtgggCCGCTTCCAGGTGTCCAGCACCCTTGTGCAGCCCCCCGCTGCCAGCTCCAAAGTGGGCCGCTTCTCGGTCACAG TGACCCCAGCCTCCACGGACGGCCCCCAGCCCTCATGTGGGCCCGGCGTGCAGAACGGTCCCTCGTCAGAGACCCCCTACCCCGGGAACTCGTGTACGCACTACGTCAGCAGTGACGACGAGGACCACGAAGACCCAGAGGACGAGGGCTTCAAGAAGGAGGTCAACCGGCTCAGAGAGAA ACACATGCTTGAGATCCAGGTGTTAAATTCTCGCCAGAAGGAGGAGATCGACGCCCTGTTCACCCGCTTGGGGAAGCCCCTCCCCTCGGCCTCCCTGTCCCCCGCCGTGGCCATCGCTGGAGGCCGACGCAGGCCCAAGAGCAAAGGTCACAAGTCTGCTCGTAACAGCGGGCAGCCCAGCCCCGTGCACGCAG GAGCTCCAGCATCCGCCCACAGTCCCCAGAAGCCCCCGTACCCTCCTGCCTCGGGGGGTTCTGAGAGGCCTGGCAAAGAGCCGCCGCACCAGCTCAAGTACTCCCCGTCCATGCCGAGCCTAAGCCCCCATTCCACAG GAGCGAGTGGGACCAGTTCTGACAGCGGATCAAACCACCACCCGAAGTCATGTCACTCCCACCACCCGTCTGCTGGACCTGGCCTCGCCCCAACGGCCCAGAAGTCCAAGGGCACTTTCACAGACGACCTGCACCAGCTGGTGGACAACTGGGCCAGAGACGCCATCATCCTCTCTCAGTGCAAGAGGGGCCCAAAGCCCGGGACCACGGGCCTCGAC ATAATGCTGCCGCCGGCCAACATGGGCCGCAAGTTCTCAGCTCCGGGTCACCTCTGCCCCACGctccctgccccctcctccacgCACATTAATCCGGCCATTCCCTCGGGGCCACGCAAGGGCTCCCTGGGCCCCGCGGCCCAGGGCTTCGGCTACCCCTCGGCCCCCTACAGTGGCGCTCAGTGGGCGGGCCCCACGGCCCCCTGCCAGGGCAGCATGCTGAACCCCAGCCCAGCGCTGGCTCAGTACCAGCCCCCCGCCGCTGCGCCGCCGTCCCTGCAGCAAGGCTACACCATGGGACCCGCAGCCGCACCACAGAAACCCGTCAACCCCGCCGGAGCCTCCAATCTGAGGCCCACATAG